Proteins encoded in a region of the Zea mays cultivar B73 chromosome 2, Zm-B73-REFERENCE-NAM-5.0, whole genome shotgun sequence genome:
- the LOC100192643 gene encoding NAC domain-containing protein 30, whose product MDQAAEESCVPPGFRFHPTEEELVGYYLARKVASQRIDLDIIQEVDLYRIEPWDLQERCKPQHAGGGHDEQTQEWYFFSYKDRKYPSGTRTNRATAAGFWKATGRDKPVLSSSTRTTRCSRVIGMRKTLVFYKGRAPNGRKSDWIMHEYRLQSNEHAPAQEEGWVVCRAFQKPIPNQRPFFPTSYAGYYDHNLSTTARLHVDGDRHFLAGSSAAAAALLQQPPGLAGSSFPQLYSDDDLESKKQLLSIPPLESPTAMACCSDAGGYAQRSSYDEHEMMMMMIQQGGGGGEQAAAAIDWNFLDSLLSATSQLHGPSGSLLQ is encoded by the exons ATGGATCAGGCGGCGGAGGAGTCTTGTGTTCCCCCAGGCTTCAGGTTCCACCCTACGGAGGAAGAACTGGTGGGCTACTACCTTGCCAGGAAGGTGGCCTCCCAGAGGATCGACCTCGACATCATCCAGGAGGTGGATCTCTACAGGATAGAGCCATGGGATCTGCAAG AGCGGTGCAAGCCGCAGCACGCCGGCGGTGGGCACGACGAGCAGACACAGGAGTGGTACTTCTTCAGCTACAAGGACCGCAAGTACCCCAGCGGGACGAGGACGAACCGCGCCACGGCGGCCGGCTTCTGGAAGGCCACCGGCAGGGACAAACCGGTGCTGTCGTCGTCCACCAGGACCACCAGGTGTAGCAGGGTCATCGGCATGAGGAAGACGCTGGTGTTCTACAAGGGCAGGGCACCCAACGGCAGGAAGAGCGACTGGATCATGCACGAGTACCGACTCCAATCCAACGAGCACGCACCGGCGCAG GAGGAAGGCTGGGTGGTGTGCCGCGCTTTCCAGAAGCCTATCCCCAACCAGCGGCCCTTCTTCCCCACCAGCTACGCCGGCTACTACGACCACAACCTCTCAACGACGGCACGGCTGCACGTAGACGGCGACCGCCATTTCCTGGCGGGctcatcagcagcagcagcagcactgcTACAGCAGCCACCAGGGCTTGCAGGCAGCAGCTTCCCGCAGCTGTACTCCGACGACGACTTGGAGTCCAAGAAGCAGCTGTTGAGTATCCCGCCGCTGGAGAGCCCCACTGCCATGGCCTGCTGTTCCGACGCCGGCGGCTACGCGCAGAGAAGCAGCTACGATGAACatgagatgatgatgatgatgatccagcagggaggaggaggaggagagcaAGCTGCAGCCGCCATCGACTGGAACTTTCTGGACAGCCTGCTGTCCGCGACGTCGCAACTCCATGGGCCCTCGGGATCCTTGTTGCAGTGA